The Branchiostoma floridae strain S238N-H82 chromosome 3, Bfl_VNyyK, whole genome shotgun sequence genomic sequence TATAGAAAATATTATGGTAAAACACAATGTACACCAAAATACGTGGGGAATCTCAACGTAACAGCATCTGTGTGGACTGCCAACGTAACATAACACAGACTGAAGTAAAAATCTGAAATTGTAATCATCCGTTCAGCGAGACCGTTCAACCATATTGAAATTAAAATGAGAATGAGAAATGAGAGAATGAATGAGATATTAATTGATGTTGCTCCCGGTACGTGCTCTGACTGGCTATGTGTGCTCTGGGCAACCGCTTAGGAACCACGTAGCGCCAAAATGGTCATTTCGACAAAACATTGCGGGTAATAGAATCTTGCTGTCAGCTTGTGGGTGATTTGGTAGTATAATACAATACACCTGAGCCACAATCCGTTCCTCCCAAACGGCAGTCAGTGTACCCTTTGGTCCCAAGATAAGATTGGCAAGAACTTTGCCCACTGAGTTATGATTTATATTTCTGCTTTGAGTTGAGTTTGAAAGAAATGGTGAAATGTGATATGGTAATGCTTAGGTGATAAGACagtgaaaattgtattttcaacgCAGCAAATTCTGGGTGGTTTGTGATCATTGACCCCAGAAGTTGTTTACTCCAAAAGCGCCGCGACCAAGCATATTTCTTCCATTTCTGATTGGCCGGAGATAGCGACACTCCATGTGGCCTTATGTCATCATTTTCGAACCACTTCAGTCACAGTTCCAGTTTGTAAACGGATTATAAGGTCTATTTTTGTACGATTGGAAATTGTTTTCCCAATGGAAATCTTTCATGTTGTCACAATTCCTGTTCAACTCTCCTCATTAAATATTCTGTACCGCCAAACACATTCCTCTCTGTTTATCTTATTCTATGCTACGTTATAGAGTAGGAGCTAGGAATTTGAGGAGAGTAAACTACGTTTTTCCCCGAGGAAAAAAATAGTATTCTGTGCCAGTCCCTAAGTTTGCTTAAATCCGTCCTATGACAATTCATGTCTCCTTCCTTGGCCGTGTGCGGCTTTACGTGGGCACTGTTTGGTTGCCACTATATATCAGTGTGTGCTGAGGTGATCCCTTTTGTTCAGTATAGTCtgactgtagtacatgtacatgtctctaCAAAACCACTGTTGTTCAGCTTTTGGTTCAACAACGCCCACTGTAGAACATTCTAAATATTAATGTTCTTTATAATTACGGGACGCGGCTTAACCTTCAACGGTGCGGTCGTCTTATGATTTCAGTTTCAAAGCAAGcagtgacagaaccaaccaccgacaagaaTCTAAGACAGCTTTATCCGTAACGTTAACAAGGCATCAGAATTATGTACGACACATGCACGGCTTTCCCAGGAATGCTATTAGTTTGCCATCGAACGGCGAATGTGATTGGGCCTTTGCTTTGCCGTACTTAGTAACTTCTTCGGAGTATATCATAATTTCAATGTGCGTCTGTAGTCTAGTGAATTGCCTTaggattttgaaaacatttgtgtGAACCAACGCTGTCTCTATCCACTCCATGACTATGTCAAATCACCGCAATATCACCTATACTTGGTTTCTGAAGGGTATACTGTTACCAAATTGGTCGTTTTTCAACATTTAGTAAGTTACAACGTTATATGATGGACAACTACTCCATTGGAGTATGATGAGTCTACATATTTAGTAATTAATTTGATATTTATTGTATAAAATTAGTTTAATATTTAGTATATAAGACCGCAATGGATGACTCCTCAGTGAGAATGAAATACTCCACAGACCTGCAGGGGACATGATAGTCTCAAACACTAAATTCGAACCTTCCTAGTACAATGGACCCTTCCATCCGAacaccataagccccgccccctgttcgatcaaggttctatttcgaacatcTCCGTCCGTCTTCGATTTCACTTATCTTGGCCTGAAACCCTCTCAGAACCCTCTccagataacataagatttcatttatgtaagaagatagcagtaatatagcaaataaacttgaaaaatacattgttagaactcatttttatcaaaaatgtctgccaacatttttctttcaaaattcgTGAAactgttgccaacaatatttaaggaaaactcatcaaattggGTGGCTCTAGTATAAGTCGTTCTAGCGTTATACGATATGAAAGTTTGCGCAGGCctcaaacccccccccccccgtctgaatagggctAAATACTATTGTTTCTGTATTGTACGATATGTTTTAACTCATTGCAGCGTCCTGACATCGGCTTAGCCTATTGCTCTCTTTTTGGTTGAAgtgtatatacattttatagACAGAAGCTATTCAGCCTAGTTGAccatttttttactattttaccAGCAAAACAATGCGTCCGGAGATTCTTGGACGTTTTTcaatattgtaaataacttgTAAGAAGGCTTCTTGAGCATTGATTTCTGATAATAAACCAGTATTATTATAAAGAATTAGGTAGGTAAATGAAGGTCGAACACGACGGTGACGTCACTATTTTTTACTATCTTATCGTAATCTAAACCTTAAGTTTGACCACATTACATAAAGACTCATCATTTCTTTCCAATAGAGCAGAAATATAGATACTGGGCGAATTTTCATGTCACTTTTATCttgtgacaaaataaaaattttgtcTACCGTTTTGAATGAAAGGATTTTGGCTTAGGTGTATTGTATTATTCTACCAAATCACCCACAAGGTGACAGCAAGATTCTATTACCCGCAGTGTTTCGTCAAAATGACCATTTCGGCGCTATGTGAGATTGCCAAGAGCACGCATAGCCAGTCAGAGCACGTGTCAGGAGCACTTTTACTTCTGAGTTATGTTACGTTACAGTCCACACAACGGATATATTACGTTGAGATTTCCCACGACTTTCGGTGTACAATGTGTTTTCCATAACCGTTTCTATAGCCCTGGCTTCACAGCTGTGCAGGCACTACCGTAACGGAAAGTGGCTGGTCGAGCTTATGCGTGTGCAGCTAACGTGCTGGTCTAAGGGCCCTGAAATTGGCGTCATCAAACTTGACCCTAGTGagtaacagacagacagaaacacacacacacacacacaaacacacacacacactcacacgaaCAAACGATACCCCATGGCCCAAATAACCTTCTCGGTGATGAAGAAGCGGATGTGGGAGACTGATGCACGTGTGTGACGCACATCAGTGGTGACGGATTCTCCCTGTTGATGTGATTTCCTGCTAATGAGATTCCTTTCTTACAAGACTCGATGTCAGGCAACCGGTGTGCTTCCAATATCTAATGGTTTCCGTTATTCTGTGTGATAAAAGACTATATAGAACCAGACAAACCGTAAATCAAAGGCTTCAAACTCCTTTTGTACAGCGCTTCCTGTTTTTGCCTTCGAAAGACCGAAAATAATGCAGGTGTCGCCTAGTCGCAGGTGTCTGTCTAACTCTTGAGTAATGATTCTTTTAAAGAATTTGGTAGGtaaaatgaaaaacatagtAATTAAACCACGTACTTTACAAATGGTAGGTTTTACACAGGAAATTAGATTGCTTTGGTACTGGATTGATTCTGCAGTGATCTAACCCGACCGGTCTGGCCTCAATCTGGATAATGGATGAGGCCTCCAAAAGTAGTCTTAGGTTTGCgatcctgaaaaaaatcaggtcaTTGGCAGTTTCAACATCGCACCGTACAAATATACACTGTAGAAGCACAGGTATATTAATAaatcaacaaagaatgacaatTCTTGCATTAGCTCCCAAGCCTTTACCTGTTAATGGAGTCTGAAATGCAGAACGTCGGACAGAAAATGTGCAACTTCTGGCAACTTCTTTCAAATTATTCAAACACCACATCGAAACAGCCTGAATCCCTAAACAGCGGTTCCGGTTCATCCGAGAAAAGGATTGGGTCGACAAATTGTTCTTAGGGTCGGTCTGGTAACATCTTAAAACCCAATATACGTTTCTAAGGCCTAAGGAATGTTGAATACTCTGCCACGCATAGCAAATTCATTACATTACCTACCGCGAGGCCCACAAAAGGACGCTAATCTTCAAATTCCATCCCAAGGTCGAGCCAATTTCCTCTCCCCGTCTTCCACAATGTTTCAAGGGTCGATAGAAAAAAGTAATGAAGATTCCCTTCCTCAGTATTTTACCTGAGCTGTAGATGTATCTAGCAATCAGGTACTTTCATTAATGTGAAACTGTTCAACACCGTGATGGCAGTAGTATGATAGTGTGATGAATGTATGGCATTATAGACGCCATGGCCAAGCACGGAAATGTATGGATGACTTTCTTTGATCGCTGTATATAGATCCTCTGGGTAACTTGGGGCACGGTCATTATTGTAGAACACGCTAACTGGGTTGTCTTAATGACGAGGAGTTGGGGTGGATTTTGTTGAAAAGCGGGAACGTCTTTAGCGTACCTGTCAAAATAGTGATGGCATGATTTGATTTCAAGTAACTTGTTGTTGGTAAATGATAGATGTATGGGTGTAATTTCCTTTTGCGCCAAATATATATCCAAGCACATTCTGTAAATTGCAATGCACAACATCTTGTCACCTGTACCTCTGAAACAGACGGATCGTGACAGTTTACCCTATTTTTTACAGGAAAATTGGATTAGACCTTAATTTCGAAACACGAAAAGTCGAATCACTACGTATACTTCATTGGTCGCTGGACATGATTAATTACATCCTTATACCATGTAATAGCATGTACTGAATTATTGGAGAACAAAATATATGAATCTATTTATATTCCTGCTATGGACAAGGTATCTGCGTGCGTGCCTTTGAACAATtggaaacaagtgaccgtaggcaACACgctttgtgacgtaattatgtttttcagttgtgttattttcagtggtgtgtggCATTGTGTTTATATAATTTAGCATTTATTTTAGATcagaagtatcactagttgatgacTCCCATTTCACTTAATgttcactttgttattgtatcattatcatcgcactttcatacatgtatttttgcaattagccctcgggcatgagtttgcaataaagattattattatttatataATGACAGCCATATTCCTCTTATGAACTAAAAACCATTGCCCATGGCATCAGATGTGCCGTAAGTTAACAATTTACAGGTGATGATTATTATACTCAAAGTAGAACGAAATTTGCCAGGAATACCAGAGACAGCTGGTCCCCTATTTACATGACTGTGACATGATAATATCAACAAGCCGATGATATTGACAGTTCCAAACATACAAACTGGTTTTCGCTatacaaacaagaaacacaaagcCTGACCaagatacaaacacatctttaACACAACTAAGGCAAAAAAACATTAACCAATAACAAAACTGTACCAAACATGTCTGTCACGTCTGTTAAACGTACATATTGATGTCAAATAACGTTGTATAACAAATATTCCtgtacataccaacacaacatcagcataacaAAGGGAGCAGCCAACAGCACACACAATAGGGGTCCGTACGTGCGGATCACATCACAACTATTTTGATACAGAAGCTTTCTTGGCGTCACCAAAAGTTGAGTGAGTTAGTACTCAGGTAAGGCTAATCGTGTTTTTCAGACAGTGTCATTTCAAaacaaatcttgaaatattaACAGGTTTTCACATTGCAAAATGTGATATCGATGTAAAATACGATCAAATCTGCTAATGACATCGAGTGTTTTGAAATATTAGTTGTGTAACTTGTATTTGAAGAAACTGGAATTTGTCGGTTTTATTCGACAATGCCGATGTATACAATACATTACTTAACGTTTGGGGACGCATTGTAAACATTGCATTTACTGTCCACGCatttgtgtatgtttatgtgtatgtgtatgtaaatgtatatgtatatgtttatgccAAACTTAACGTTTGTggccgcatctgtaagcagcgtgATCTATGCTGCAGCGCAACTTGAACCAGTCGGAACGTGAGGGCAGTGACAGACGATCACTGAAACGTcggttgaataaaacacttggttgttgttgttgttattcacTGACTCTGTCGGTGACTTATCAACTATTCACGGATTTATACAGTTGTTTCATTTGGCATAACGTAGACCTTGTTTTTGCCCACACATTTTAGTTGTACTTTGAACAACTTTCAACGACTTTACGGTCCACATCTACAATTTTCGCGCGGATATGAGTTCTGAACAACAGGACTTAAACTCAAGTGACAATGAAGATAACAGGGAAAGTGTTAATAAGCTTACGTACGCATAGCCGAGCGTGACCTTCCGACCTTTCCTCGACCATGATGTGTTTCGGGAAATAAGATCGGTTGTGATCAGCTAGCTGTGAaactttcaaaacattcggctgtgCACGGCAGATGTGGAATCGGGTGGCTAGTGTTCGTCGAGGTCGCCTGATGTTCGGATGGTGTTCGggggtaaagctaagggcacaacgttaacccgccgtacgtgctgtctacgtgctaaAACGTGGGCTTTTGGGATCTGTatgtggtaagtaccgcctccgtacaaactcgtatggaatccgacgaattttggagcacgcatgcagacacgccgtagaactttacgtacaggcaaaactttgtgtgccatcgggctacGGAttagccagtacgggcgacgcgtctgccctgtacagcctgaacggtttcagaaatacgtggcggacgtggtctaaaaaaacgtacggacaaattgcacgtacggcgggttgtgaccTTTGCTTAAGTCATCAATCAAATCTTTATCTTAAGCATACCTTGCTCAACTTCTTTCAGCCTATCTATGAGTCATCTAGGCAGTTGACAAATCTCTGATAACTCATTCCTAACCAAAGTGACTGCTACCAGAAAATCACTGAATTATATCCATTTCAATTCGTGAGGTGTTAGATTAGTCAGTCTGGGGCtggaggtcgggatggttgggagAAGGTTAGATAGCAGCCAGGGctcagtcgggagtaagtctgATCGTGAGATGTTCGGTGCTACGCTGGCCAGACTGCTCCCAAACTACCACCGACCTCAGTTAGCCTTTAGGATTGCCCAGAGACATCGACCGAGGTACGCGCCAGCTTTAAGCCGTGGTTTATCAGGTTGGCAAATCAATATTCAATGTAGCAGCTCGCTGAAGTTGGGTTCTTAACTACACAATCAAAGGGATTTTATTTGCCGACGCCTCGGTTGCCTTCAGCTATCGTCCTCAGGGCTAAGCTCTACTGATTTAAAAGATATGGTGACTTTCAATACTAAGTATGCGCTGAATGGAGACCGTTGTGCGACCGCGGATCGACTAAAATCAGTCATTTATGACCAATGAGTTTATGAATTAAATATGATCCatgatgtaaatgtatgatTTGGAGGGcaacaacatacacaaaacgtacaACATACACATTAGTCCTTACCAATGAAATTCGTCTGCGAATAGGATTTTGGTGAGTCGCTCGATGGTCACTCAAAGGTCGCCATTAGGGTTACACCTGAGTGACAATAGAGGATAATATATACAGCGCAGAGGACACACGGTTGCTACAGTAGTGAAACCCAAAACAACTCTGATGAGAGTTTTTTGGTCCAGTCTGAGGGtaagttttacaaaaaaaagctGTTAACACATACTGCGTGAAAAGTCCAATGTAGGCCCAAAATTCTACATCAAAGAGACagagaatacattttgtacatgaagtTCCAAATTAGAAGAGCACAAAAATGAGGCATATGACATcgaaatgattttaaaagagGAAGGAACGTGAAAttaatatatattgtataaaatCAAGGTAGTCCCAAACTTAATGGCCGCGGGCCCGgcgacagtgggttgttatccattgCGTTCATGGCACGGTATTGTAGCTCATGTCTCTCCTCTTGCCGACTTTTGCCGCCCCAACCGATGTCAGGTACCAGTTGTACGTACACCTAagtggagtgaagaaagtcgtgcaaagtacctttcccaagatCACAAGATCAGCAGCATAACAGAAATGTAACTAAGGTTCTGGGTAAAACAAGTACACCTTGCTATTACGTAGCCATGCCGCCCACATTTCGTGTCGGTTTCTAAAGCAATTGATATTCCAGCGGCGATTGGTCGAAAATATCTCAAGACAACTTTCTCGAGCTGCAAGTAGCGACGAAGAATGGTTGACATTGAAATGATGGGGAGTTCAACACGAATTGACACGTCTGCCACCCGCTGTTTGTACGAGAATAAAGTTGATTTTTACAGAGTTCGTCGTCTGGCGACTGCGGCGCCGCCTCAGCACTCTACTAATCTATATCTGAACACGGACGTCGAAAAGGGCATACATAAAGGGCAACAATATTCCACACAGGCGCAATACCTACAGTGTTTTACTGGACCTTAGAATACAAAAATGTCTTTCTAATGACATAGTACGTCAGACTAAATGGAAGGCAGTTCGTTTCTTGGCACGTCCTGGCAAGAGGAAATGGGGAAAAGACGAAAATAGACAGCTGTCTGTCTGACACAAGTCAACTTAACCTTCACAGACATATTGGTCTACACCAAATCAACCAAAGCTCACCACTTTCTCCTGGAAAGACGATGAAGAACCTTAAAATTGAAAAAGGGAAACTTAAGGAGTGATTGTAAATGTATGATCAGTTTCTTTCATAGCATATTGATTCCATGGGCAATAAGTTCCTGTAACCTTGGGGTGGGTTATATTACAGTTACATTTTAGGCACTTTTGGTAGGATGGTACAAATGGCAGCAGTGGCAAAGGCTGAGTCTAAAACGATATTGCAGTTTTCgttccttttatttctttttttctttttctattttaAATTTAATGCTTTAGACCCGAGTGGGACCAGAGTGGTTGTACCTTAGGGAGCTCTGATCACAAGGGAACTGTATCTATTACAATCCTTGGTGATAGAGGCCCGCGGGGAAGCCCTCTTTTGTAGCATCAATGTTCTAGAAAGGTGGTAGAGTACCATTTCAGTGTTATTTTAAGTTAGTTTACGTAATTAGGCGAGATTTCTTCACTTCAAAACTTCGAGCATCacatggtgcccccctcccacccatcGCCATCTTGGAAGGGATCGAACTTCCCCAGCCGTTTCCCGAACAGTCTACTGGCTATGCCTTGTTTCATGGACTGAACAGTACCTCAAAAGGTCTACAAGCATCGACCTTCAGCTAAAGGTTGTTCTGGAAGTTTttctctgtctttttttttcctttcctttcctttattgattcacaacataacagacatacacattgtggTAGCCTGAATGGCGTTGGAATGTACAACAAACATATGGCCTGCTCCGTCCGCATATATACATAAGAACAAtataaaattacacaaaaaagtaTACAACTCTAACAATTGAGTGCCATCATTACCACCATCATTACAAGCTAAGTGTCTATAGTCTTATTGTACAACTTGATGGCTTTGTGCAGGAAGGAGTTCTGGAGTCTTTTAGTTCTAGCTGGGGGGATGGAgatagtgtttttgtttcttagtGATCGTCCCGTAGCAGTTGATCTGGAAGCTGGGACCAGGTCATGTAGGGGATGCTCAGCATCCAACATTTGTCTGAAAAGTTTGACGGCTGCATCCTCGCGTCGCGACTGGAGGGTGGGCAGGTCGGGCACATCGCGCCTGCCCGCTCGGCTGATAATCCGTAGAGCTCGCTGTTGGACTCTCTGCATTGCACGTTCCTGTTCCTTGCTACAGCCTACAAGGAGGACGTGGCCATATTCAAGGACTGGGCGCACGAGGGACACGTAGATAGTCACTAGGTCTGCGACACTGGTCCCTTGCTTTGCAAGTAGTCTCAAGAAGTGCAGTCTACGGGAGGCTTTAGTAACCATTGAGGTTACTTGTTCTTGCAGGGTGAGGTTTTTGTCCAAGATGAAGCCCAGACCTTTTGCGGACCCGACCCTTTTTTGTGCCCAGGTCTTTTTTGTGCTACAAAGTGGCCTCAAACATCGACCTTCACCCAAGGTAAGCTGTTGGCAGCAGGGCAGCGGACCAGGTTAGTGGAGAGAGAGTGACTGCGTGATCAGTAAGTCCATGAGCAAGTGCCTGAAAGAGTTTCTCCGCACATTACCCCTCCGGAGGGAACTCAGAGTCTGCACATTTCGTCCTTTCTTGGCCCAAAAACGAGAGAAATGTCACCAAGGGAAGCCATATTAAACATTGCCACATGGAACACCAGAACTATGTGGAAGGATATGAACTACAAACTTGACGTGTTATGTAAAACACTAGTAGACTTTAAAATCTCAATAATTGGCTTATCTGAAACACACTGGGATAATGAAGTGGGACAAGTTTTCGAACATGGAGACTATGcattttttcaagcatgtagaAAAGATGGCAAACACAGACAAGGAGTGGCTATTGCCATTTTAAAGAGCTTAGTACCAAATGTGGATGCTTTTGATCCTATCTCTGAGCGGTTGGTTAGTATCACCTTGAAAACAAATGTGGGGAAACTAGTAATATTCCAGGTGTATGCCCCAGACTCTTCTTATCCAGATGAAGAAATTGACTCATTCTGTCGGACATATTACAAACGAAAATCAACCAGAGGCCAAACAACTCCCATATGGTAATAATGGGTGACTTTAATGAAGTAGTAGGTAGTGACCTTTGTGATATGATGCCAGATGTCGTAGGTAGTTTTGGCCTGGGGGGTACAAACTCCAGGGGCTGGAAACTGCTAGAGTTTTGTGCTGTAAATAGAACTATCATAACAAACACCTTGTTTGAGCATAAACCTCTTAGACGAGCAACATGGTTCTCACCAGACAAGTCAACTAAAAACCAAATAGACTTTATAATTGTAAACAATGAACTGAAGTATGCGGTTAAGAACAGTCGCTCATATCACTCAGCAGATATTGGGTCCGACCATTCTTTAGTCCTGGCGAACCTTATGTTGTCCACCAAATCACACAGAAAGCCAAGAACACTACCTAACCGATTCGACGTGGAAATATTAAGAGACCCCGAGACTGCCGCCTCCTTTTCTGCGAAATTACAGGAGTGTTTCGAACCATTGTTACAATTGGATAATATGGAAATAAATGATCTATATGCAGAATTCCAGTCAGCTACAAACAAAGCCACTAAAGATGTTGTAAGCCACAAGAAGTATAGTAAAGTTGAAGGTCTTCCTCCATGCGTGGAACGGGCCTGTAATGATAGAAGGGAGGCCAGACTAGCCATGTTGAACCACCCAGAGGATGTAGGTGCAAAAAACAACTATCAGAAGCAGAACAAAGTAGTGaagaatgaaataaagaaacataaGCACCAGTTGTTGAGGAACAAAGTACAATCTATGGAAAAAGACTACGCTAATAACAACTCGCATAATctatttaaccctcaaaccaccgtactttttttgtaacgtagattaccgtatggggtcaaaactgaccccatgacgttttgtacaaatacagttttttggtgactctttttgtgatttgtatatatgtatagcatATATAATTCtgtctcattatcataatttatgcaaaagatcatgagggccacattttgcactaacgctattcagaccgggtaagGTATTTTTTATGcctgcaccaacttcaaagtcacatatCCCCTGAATaacttatgctagggccaccaaacttggtcccttTTGAGAAAATGTAAATAGCAAGAAatttaagtgaataaaaaaagttaatcatttttcatgttgccatggcaacggaattctgacggGCATATTTATTACgtaattttctaattttggcttaaacattcaagttttaaggttttcatggcaaaccacacttgttcatgacatcttatgaaattcaacgttaatttgatgattcaatattcataatttatgctgattttatgacgtcatcagtacaaatccaagatggcggccaatttaagctaaatgacgtcatgctatcttcatataacatgattatgacacaaaagttgttaccataATTTCGTTGCACATGTACgacattctctgaaaatttcgtgatcatacgataagtagtttaggcgtGGGtctcaaaactttttttt encodes the following:
- the LOC118411776 gene encoding uncharacterized protein LOC118411776 yields the protein MVTKASRRLHFLRLLAKQGTSVADLVTIYVSLVRPVLEYGHVLLVGCSKEQERAMQRVQQRALRIISRAGRRDVPDLPTLQSRREDAAVKLFRQMLDAEHPLHDLVPASRSTATGRSLRNKNTISIPPARTKRLQNSFLHKAIKLYNKTIDT